The genome window ACTTACATGACTACTTCGACCTGGATAGTTTGGTTTGCTACATTTCGAAGGTCACCACATCAGcacttccttcccatctATCCCCAGATAGAAGCGAGTCGGCCTCTCCCTCCTGGACCTCACACTTACATATAGTAACAGCCCCCTACACACTCTTCCCACTTGCGACCAGCTCGTGCGCCCTCCAAATCTTCCTTGATCTCATGATCGGAAGGTTGGACGATCCCGACGATGGTGGTAGATCCGAAGAAGTAGGAAACGAAGGCTTCGTAAGTCAGGGGTCCTTCTTGGGGGTACGTTCGGCCTCCTGCGAACGTGAACGTGAACACGAGACTAGGTTAGCAATCGACCCAAAACGCAGTGAAAATGAAGCAAGACAGTAAATGAGGATATGGAGTGGACCAGTAATATGATCGAGATAGATTAGCCCCTCgtagaggaggatgatgatggactcACCCTCCAGCTCGGCCTTGAACACCTCATATAAGTACTTTATCAACTCCTCTGGGGCATCTGATCCGTGGACAGGATACGTGACCAGCTTCAGCTCCGGAGAGGGCAATTGAAAGTcaaggatggggagaggagCAGCGTTGGCTGGCGCAGCAATAGCCCCGTAAGCAGACATGATGAAGTGTTCGTGCTACGCTCAGAAATATTCAATGAGAGGAGACTTGTGTAACCATACACGAACTTGGGGCACTTTGGACTCGACAGGAGTTGGATTTTGCCGAGTTTCActttgacctccactttcaagGTCCACTCGCTCGGTCCGATTCCGGTCGACGAAGCGATCATCTATTCGACGTGGCAAGCACGATAACTGCAGATGACTATGCATGGGATGGAGTCTTAGCAGTGGAGGGAGGGATTATGCCCCTGCCGTATGTCGttgacaaagttgacatTAACTGGGCGGTGTTTGACATGGCAGGGCAACAAGTCGGAATCGGAATATCTACCCAAACAATCTGAACGAAAAGTGAAAGTGCAGTCATGACAGTCATCAGTCGAGAGGGTGTTTCGCGAGTTGGTGTCAATCTCGACACAGCGATCCCAATCTGTCCGCTTTGAAACGATGCTATTGCTTACGATCCTCTCACTGGCACTACCAATCAAAGTACACAGCCGAACTCCGCTCTATGGACCTTGCAATGTCACCAACAATCACCTCGACGCCGATACCAAAGATTTCATCACGGATTGTGATTCGTTTGGATGTGAGTAGAGTGCTCTTGACTCGCAAAATACTGTAGAATACAGGATACATCGCTGACGAGGAGAGTGTGTTAGTCTGTTCGATTAATGGGACGTGTTTACCTCGTCAATGTCGGTGAGTTAGCCGTCAATCCCCCTTATCATTAACGGTCAACTCCCCATATCAACCTAGTGgaaccatctcctcccctctcttcccctttgcgTTCGCAGTGATTCATGTGCTAACTAGCGTCGCTGTACTAGGCAAGACGAGTACCTTATGACATCCTTACTTGATCCGACACATGTCATCCCGCCTCTCTGTCCTACCGGCTCGTTCTGCCCAGATGATGCTTCGGGGTGTTTACCCCTCGTCGAGCTGGGTGGTGTATGTCAACTTAATAGGGATGGTTAGTGTCCCACTTTCATTTCGGTCCAGTATGATTACGTCAAGGGCTGACCGTCTGATGATGGTGTAGATGAATGTGCCCCGCCACCTAATGGTGCGGTGTTAATCTTACCTAGTCCTTACGACGAACCACAAGGTGATGGTTCCATATGTCTCTTGGGTACGTGCATGTGAGTCTTTCCCCATGAATCACCATCGTGAGCTCTCCCAGTCTGACGTTCTTTGTAGGTGGACAAATGCCTCTCTCGGTTCGAGCTGTGTCACCGAAACGATCGTAAGCCATAATATCTCTTGCCCATGTTTACGTCCGGCATTGTTGAAGTTGATTGGGCCACGTCTTTAGACCTATGTAGGCTACGATCTATCTGGGATGAGCTATACCAATACCGTTATCAGGGATAACTGCATAGAAGGCCAAGGATACTGTGTGAGCGAGCTCGCCTCTTCCGAGCCGGAGGGGTTAAGCTGATCTGAGATGGGTGGTCGGGATCGTGTTTAGGATCTCACTGCAAATCAATGTTTTGCACTGGCTACTCTCGGTGTAGGGTGTAAGAGCGATAGGGAATGTCAATCGGTACGTCTGTCCCTTTCAGCTTCCGACGGATACAGCGAACGAAGTGGTGGGAGTAGAGATGTCTTACTGACAGCATCCTATCACATGTGGACATAGTTCAACTGTGGTTCAGCAGGGATTTGTATCATGCCTCCCGAATCAGCAGTCCGCGTAGCTAAATGGATATACGCAGTTGTCAGCTTATCTATTGGGATCAGTACGTCCCCCAAgttccctccttccaccccCGCCTATATAGTTTGAATTGATGGACTTTTTACCACTGCGACAGGCATGGTAGGCGTGTTGTGGCTTTTGATTGTGGCGCATCGGAGGGCACAAAAGAAGAGGCGGATCATGTTAGAGGACTATTACAAGGAACAGACAGCGTAAGTCTCTCCCTTATTGTTCACTGTGGTAATCTCCGCCCCCTATCCCTGATACACATTGTCCACGGTCATACAATACCTACAGTCCTGCTGATAATGACCACGCAATAGCTATCGCAactcgatcatctcgtttCATACGGCTTTTGCAAGTCGTGACAAACCCTTCGAtagcgagaaggagacgttCCGACAATCCCTCAGTAATTTGAGCGATACGACCCTTGTTCAAGGCGATCGTTGATAGCGTTGTTTCTCCTTAAAAGACCCAGGGGATCTTGACAGATATGATTGACCTGATTCACAGCGGACCGTGAGGCATACGGCATCTACTGTCTATGGATCTATGTACATACAACACAGCCTCTATCATATCTACTTATATCTATGCACATTCCACTTGCTCATCGACCAGCTTCCATCCCACATCTCCTACCCAGTTCCAATCCCCTGCTTTCCTCACTTCCATGCGCTTGATATTCGCACGCGGCTCTGGAAGGTTTTGGAGAACACCACGGAAGAACTCGAGAACAGGCTTGACATGCCATCTCCTATGACGATCGGGTCCTGTGAGAGGTCCTTCGAACCATCCCAAGTGACCGCCTTGAGGCACAGCCGCGAGGACAAAGTGTGATGAGGCGTGAACGGCGGCGTATGGCAGGCAGTCTGAACGGATTGTCAGCTCAGTTGACTGTATAAACCCATCTGATAtcgaaactcacctccagcAAGGATCGGATCATCCAATGCCGAAATAGCCAGGGTAGGTCTGGAAGAGATTATCAGCCGTCATTCTAAGACCCAGCACACTCCTACTCACCGCTTGATCTTCCCTATCCATCCGCCAGGACACGCCCATTCTAAGAACTCGTCCAATTTGTCAAATGGAAACAATTCATGACTTCCTCCGACTTTTGTCGTGATCAGATCGATAACTTTACTTGCGCGGATACTGAACCATGATCTCCGCGAAGAGGCAAGAGACAGTATCTCCGGGATGTTGGTGTATAGCGGGGAACTTTCGGCGGACAGCGGGGAGTGTGGAAGCAGATGCGGGGAGATGGACCGGACCATCTTCAGGGCCAAAGAGATGGAGTATAGacgtggaagaagatgacctGAATCCAATCTAAAATAGACGCGAGATCAGTGATATCCCTTGCCTATGAACAGGGTTGACTCACTTGGCGCTCATCTGACGGAGCTGGAGCGGACAGCAAAGCACCACGGCTGCTTGAAGTCTGCTATCCGCACCATGTTCGCCCAGATAACGAGTCATCACCCCTGCTCCAAGGGAGAAGCCCACTCCAAACAGAGGAGCATCGGGATATAGACTCGCCATGTACGTAGTGGTCGTGTGAGTATCGATCGTGTTACCGGACGAATACAGATGATGAGAAGTCAAGGGTGTTGAAGCGCAACCTCGGAACTGCTCGACGGGCAACGTAAGTATTTTGGGATAGCTAATCAGGCCACTGATAGACGGCGACTCGACTTACGTTGACGACAGCAGCCCTTGCTCCCAGACCACCTTCTGGCACGGGCTTGGTGAGCCACACCACTATGTTTCGAATATAACTCTCGTGACTTCCCCCTGTCAAGCcatggttgatgatgatcacCGGGGAGGTGGGAGGCAACTCCATAGAGAGGGGTGGGAAGATGTCGATACCGCTATGCGAGGAGTTGAAGATCAATACATCATCCTCTCGAGTGACGCTGAGAGACAAAAGAcaacgaggaaggagtgattgAGCCTTATAACTCACATTGTTCCTCCATCGGGTAACTCCAGCAGTTGCCTGTGAGACTCGCGACGTGAGCTATGCACATCGAACATGAGTATATTAGCTCACCTCTGATAGGTGACATGATCATCCTTGTTGAAGTTGGCTACCGCAGAGTATATAGTCTGCGCATGCCCACTATAACATTCACAGCCAAATCAGCAACTTGTCATTTTCCCCACTGCTGAGTCATTGTTCTACTCACTTTGGTAACCACCAACTAGCTCTGAATCCATCTTTCAAGCTCTTACAGTAAGTCTCTACGATCTCCTCAGTCGACTCATTCGCTCTGGACTCCGCACggtcctcctcatccccgTCTTCCGGATTTCTTTTCTCTTGAGGGGTGTTATTGGAGAATGCCGACTGAGGTACAAGTGGAACGACCAGCTTGATAGGTTGGTATCGCTTCTCAAGTATCGATTTCAAATACCAAGTCACAATCAAGCATGCAATAGCAGCAATGATCTGATTAAGTGTAAGTCTTGGTAGAGTAGTGAATGGGATACGAGTCTCCATTGAGTTTGGGGCTGAGGGGTGAGGTCGAGTTCGTGCGTTTGTATGTAGTGTCTTCTCAATCAAATCTCGTTATGTTGTTATTACCAAGGTCGACATGAGATCGAAGAGCATAAAGAGGAAACACAAAGGTAGATACTGTTCAAGCGGTGCTGTGCCCATCCATTCCATGCTATGCCAATCAACCACGCATACAGTTCATAAATAGATTGGATAAGTTTAAGCTACGCGCCAAATGCAATAAAAAGCATGACgaatctctctttcttggTTCCAAAACACGTAATTCCGCAACATAATCCTTCAGGCACATACGGCACTGATAagcaaaagtcaaagtggCCAGCAAAGAGGTAGATGCGTGAGTCGGTCGACGTTAGGGAGGGTCGTAGGACGCTTGCGATGCTATGACTCCGTACCTGACACGCTGGCTACCTCTACTGTACCACTTGGAAGGCATTATCGGCGTTGGATGTGATGACATCCCTTCGCAGGCGGAACAGTCTTGATCAAACGCGCAGACATGTCAATCAGACCTTTGATATGTTCCTCCTGTATTACTCTGAGTGTCTTGCATTTGATGAGTACAAATGGGGCCATGTTTGACAAATTACGATTGTGCTGTTTCCGTTTGCTTTCCCTGCATGGTCAGAACACAAACTATCTGCCTGCTCTGCCGAGTCTCATCTCGCAATCATGACGGAATGTCCGGAAGAACGTATTACCATTGGTCCGGGGTACGATGTTCACGGGTCCAGGGGTAAATTTCCCCTTGCATTCCCCTTACAGGGAGCTAAGTTCCTTTCCAGGCTCTCGGCCTTTTACTCACCACCTATGGGAATTCGGAACCACTTATCCAGATTGACGAGGACGCGAGTGGTTCGTCGTCGATAGATGTTACGACGACCGAGTCTCAAAGCCCAGGGGAACTGAGAGATTGCTAATATTCACCAAAACATGGAAAAGCGCACCGTCTACTAGCGACGCAAGCTACCCACTCCTCTACCGCCAACAAACGAAAGTATGTAGCACCCCTCAATGTCTTTAGCTGACGTTCTCTGCCTCAGACCGTTCTGCTGAAGCGCGTATAGCGTTGATCAACGGGGTGTGGTACGGAACAAAGATGAAGACCGGCAGGCGCTCTTTGTACCAATGGGACAAAAGACACCGAGTCTGAAATGGTGTGGTTGATTCCGAAAAACAGATTCTGCATACATGTACATGGCCAAATGCATGTCTCTTGAACGATATTCCCTGCATCGCTCAGTGGTTGGGGTCCATGACTCTGCGTTGTGGTGAAATCGTCACAGCCAGTATTGTCGCCACCAACAacaccctccctccactGCATCGGCGACCGCCACCATTCCGACGAAATCAAGTCAAGAATCCATTTATCTCAAACGCGTCTCCTCATTCATGGTTGACATCTCTGTTTTGTACATATAGCTTCCACATTATCAATCGTACAACAGAATGGACGACGAGTTCCAATCCCTTAGCAAGGTATGTCTCGTCGTATCGCATCGCGAGACATGCAACATAGTTGATGATGGTTATACTGTAGGGCGTTTTTGTCATCCCCTTCCAACCGCCTTCCGGTATGTCGTGCGATTCCTTTCCGCTATGTTATTCAGAAGCTTATAGTGCGATTTAAAACCAGATGAAAATGGCGCAGGACCTAGTAAACCTCGATCAAGACCGTTAGATGAGCTCTACGCTCGCACGTTACAGCGTTATGAGGAAGCACATACTGTACGTCGCTGTGATCCTCCTCACTCTATCTCCTGCCGCCTGATCGTCCGAAAGTGTTCTGACGTTCGTTACCGTAGATATACGAGACAGAGAGGACAGGAGAACAGCTCGACGATATTGCAGACTGGTTAGAACgatgttcttctcctccgctccTCAAGAAACAGTACTCGATCCACCGACTCCCCGTTGCGATATTACAAAGTGAGTCATCTCATCATGCAATCTACCTTCTTGCTTCGGGCCAGGCAACCAACGTGGGCTAACGCTACCTTCGGGTCAGATGCATCTGCCTCATTATCTTCACTCCTGCCTACTCTCGGTCCAACCACGTTCACGCTTCATGGTCGAGAAGCAGCGGATCTAGCGAGTGCTGTACGAGCTATTGCAATAGGTTACATTGGTGAATCGGTGAGCTTACATCGTTGGGCCTGTTTGACTTCCAGTATAGCTGATATAATATTGAAGACTTTGACAGGGAAAAAGACTGGACGAGCGGGCTTGGATGAAGTCGAACtttggtggaaggggaggaaggacagtgAGTCCCTATCGCTAGCGGCATTGTGAGGGCAGAAAACTGACATTGCGTAGAATCACCGTTGCTGCTACATGTCCAAGACGCACAGGTAGTGCCTGCCTCCGTACTTGCAGAGCTGATCTACATCCTCGCGTGAGTGGTCGCATCTCGATGACTATCGCTGTGCTGACCGCTACCTCTGTGCCGTTCAAACGCAGACTCCATTCCGACCTGCCTATCCGACTCCTCCTCTCTGTTCCATCTACtaccgtcttcctctcctcttggACCCATCTCGAACCGAGCTCTATCGATCTATGCATTCTACAATCTGGCAAGACGAGAAGACGAGCAGGTGGTGTCCAGGCGAttttgagggtgagttcCTCACGCTCTGCATTTGGTTTGATGAGCCATAGCTGATTGATCGATCCGATAGGGAACAAGCGGTGCGCCGTTGAAAGTGTCGGAAGAGCTGGCAGAGGAGATCAGGGACGTCGAGGACCTGTTGGGCGGAGGTTCGATGGCTGCTATGAAAGCGCTCAAGGTGAGGCTGTCGAGGCAATCTTCATAGCAGCAAAGCTGATTCTTGCACCTGCAGTGGCTTCTCCTGCACCACTCCATCAACTCTCCGCTGGCCAAACTCGCAGAGTCGGCGCAAACGCCCGATCAATTGCAAAGAGTTCAAGCGTTGGTAGATGCTATGACCGAGAACCCGGTTGACCCTTCGGTCCCCGGCAAGGATCTTTTCACGCTCAACTATCATCCGGATCTGGcttcggtgagtgatgctaTGCAGTATGAAAGCGTTGTGGATCGTTGCTGAGTGTGTGTCTTTcgatgaaggtgttgaacCCGGCCTCGCGAACGTCAATACTTCACGCTCTGTCCAACTCTTCAAGTTATATCAAGCCAAAGGCAGCGGTGGAATCAAGCGGGGATTCAACCCTGGCAACACCCAGGAAAGCCTCTCGGTTCACCTCCAAACGAGACACTACTGCTGCCGACGAGGACGGACCCCGTCAAgcgaagagggtgaaagTCGACAACGTGCAGATGGTGGGTGCGGAAGGTGACGAGCAATCCCAgcatgacggagaagatctgaAAGAGCTTGAAACGCTTTATGGGATCTGGAAAGCGGCTGGTCGGTCTGTCAATCTTTGGGATTGGCTGGAAGGGTTCAGAGGGACGATGGGTCAGGATGAGGAGACGGCGGGCGAGAAGGTCAAAGAAGGGAATGAGAATGGTGATATCGAGATGAACGAGGACGGTGTCGTTGTCAGAATCACGGAGACGGAGGACAACCCGCAAGACGCCACCGAAGcacaaggggaaggtgacgagTCCACATTCAAACCCAAAGAGCatgatgaggagaacgaAGCTCGTCTCCATGCGATTTTCATTCGGTTCGtagaagaagcgaggatgatgggtttggtgagagcgagagggaaagggagaagagcggacgaggtggtgaagggggTGGGGTTGGTGTGATGTACCGTAGCATACGGAAATGGGACAAGCAGCGTCATTATGTCCACGAGTTATCTTGCCCCAGTAGTTAAGCAAGGTGAGACATTGATGTGTATTGAGCCGTGATTGGATAGACAGACTTGTTACGACCAATGCAACTTTCAATGCACACTTGCAACCCAACCGCTGCCTCTCGGCACATACGCAATCTCGCAAAAGATGTTCATCTCGCCATGTTGTGTCCTGTACAAAtgaagagacaaagagatGTAGGTGTAGGTTTTGGTTTATATGTGTGagggaggtagaggaagcagaagactATTGGAATGCAATAAGAAAGCGCGCGCGTGAAAAggaaccaccaccaccactaaCTAACTATATCCCATATAGATGTACACGCTTATCGGGCAGAAGCCATGGCCTTTTGCATGGCCCTCTTGACACCGAGCTGAGCCTTCTTGAGCTGGTCGGCGGTAGCATCCTCCTGCTCGAGAACCTCGAGAGCCTTGGCGATCTCGGACTCGACGGCACCTCGTGCTCCTCGCTTGATCTTGGCGGCGAGCTCGGGGGCGGAGATGGATTGTTCACAGGTGTGGAGGTAAGCCTCGAGGTCAGACTTGGCCTCGTGCTTGGCGGAGAAGTCTCGGTCGGCGTTCTTGAACTGCTCGGCATCCTTGATCATCGCCTGGATCTCGTCGGAAGAGAGTCGACCAACAGAGTTCTGGATAGTGATCTGAGCCTTTCGGCCAGAAGCCCTGTCTTGAGCGGAAACCTTGAGGAGACCGTTGGCGTCGACCTCGAAGGTACAGACGAGCTCGGCTTGACCTCGGGGCATGGGGGGGATACCAGAAAGCTCGAACTCTCCGAGCAATCGGTTGTCCTTGCATTGGGTTCGCTCACCCTCGTAGACGGGGAACATGACGGTGGTCTGGTTGTCCTCGACGGTGGTGAAGACTCGAGACTTGTTGGAGGGGATAGGGGTGTTTCGGGGGAGAACGACACCGAAGATGTCACCTTGCATGGCAACAccgagggagaggggagcaacatcgagaaggaggaggtcggCGGTCTTGTCAGAGGTCTGACCGGTAAGGACGGCGGCCTGGACAGCGGCACCGTAGGCAACAGCCTCATCGGGGTTGATGGACTTGTTGAGTTGTCGGCCACCGAAGTACTCGGAGACGAGAGACTGGATCTTGGGGATACGGGTAGAACCACCAACGAGGACAATGTCGTCAACCTTGCCGGCGGGGATCTTGGAGTCCTTGAGGACCTTCTCGACGGGGTCGATGGTGGACTTGAAGGCGACGgcgttgatctcctcgaaccTGGCTCGGGTGATGTTGGCGGAGAAGTCGGTACCGGCGTAGAGGgagtcgacctcgacggTGGTCTGGGTGACGGAGGAGAGAGTTCGCTTGGCTCGCTCACAAGCTGATCTCAATCGTCGGATGGCTCGGGGGTCGTCGGAGATGTCGtgcttgctcttcctcttgaacTCGGCCTTGAAGTGTTCAAGGAGGGTGTTGTCAAAGTCCTCACCACCGAGATGGGTGTCACCAGCGGTGGCCTTGACGGAGAAGACCTTGCCCTGGATGGTAAGAAGGGAGACATCGAATGTACCACCTCcgagatcgaagatgaggacgtttcgctcctccttggtcttctcgtcgagaCCGTAGGCGATAGCGGCAGCGGTGGGCTCGTTGATGATTCGGAGAACCTCGAGACCAGCGATGGCACCGGCGTCCTTGGTAGCGAGACGTTGAGAGTCGTTGAAGTAGGCGGGGACGCTGCGGCAGATTGATCAGCATGGGCTATGGCGAAAAAAAGGAGACACTAATACTCACGTAACGACAGCCTTCTTGACGGTCTTACCGAGCTTGGCCTCGGcgatctccttcatcttggtGAGGACCATGGCGGAGATCTCCTGGGGGGAGAAAGACTTCCTCTCGTTGAGGTAGTCGACC of Kwoniella shandongensis chromosome 3, complete sequence contains these proteins:
- a CDS encoding heat shock protein sks2 is translated as MSAEDVYEGAIGIDLGTTYSCVGVWQNDRVEIIANDQGNRTTPSYVAFTEGERLIGDAAKNQSAMNPLNTIFDAKRLIGRRFDDSDVKKDMKHWPFAVIDKDGSPYVEVDYLNERKSFSPQEISAMVLTKMKEIAEAKLGKTVKKAVVTVPAYFNDSQRLATKDAGAIAGLEVLRIINEPTAAAIAYGLDEKTKEERNVLIFDLGGGTFDVSLLTIQGKVFSVKATAGDTHLGGEDFDNTLLEHFKAEFKRKSKHDISDDPRAIRRLRSACERAKRTLSSVTQTTVEVDSLYAGTDFSANITRARFEEINAVAFKSTIDPVEKVLKDSKIPAGKVDDIVLVGGSTRIPKIQSLVSEYFGGRQLNKSINPDEAVAYGAAVQAAVLTGQTSDKTADLLLLDVAPLSLGVAMQGDIFGVVLPRNTPIPSNKSRVFTTVEDNQTTVMFPVYEGERTQCKDNRLLGEFELSGIPPMPRGQAELVCTFEVDANGLLKVSAQDRASGRKAQITIQNSVGRLSSDEIQAMIKDAEQFKNADRDFSAKHEAKSDLEAYLHTCEQSISAPELAAKIKRGARGAVESEIAKALEVLEQEDATADQLKKAQLGVKRAMQKAMASAR